Genomic window (Achromobacter sp. B7):
CGCGCTGCCCGACGGCTTGCCGGCGCCGCGTCGGTACTGGGCGGCCGCCACCGTCATGACAGGGATCAGCCTGTCGGTGCTGGACACCACCATCGCCAACGTGGCCTTGCCCACGATTTCCGTCGACCTGAACGCATCCCCGGCGCAGGCCGTGTGGATCGTCAACGCCTACAACCTGGCGGTGGTGATGGCGCTGCTGCCGCTGTCGGCGCTGGCCGAACGCATCGGCTTTCGCCGCATGTTCACCTTCGGCCTGATCCTGTTCACGCTGGCATCGCTAGGCTGTGCGCTGGCCGGCACGCTGTGGCAGCTGACCGCCGCGCGCGTGTTCCAGGGCGTGGGCGCCGCCACGCTGATGTGCATGTTCGGTGGCCTCGTGCGCAACATCTATCCGCTGCACATGCTGGGCCGAGGCATCAGCATCAACGCCACCACGGTGGCCGTGATGTCGGTGCTTGGGCCCACCATCGGGTCCGCCATCCTGTCGGTGGCCCCGTGGCCGTGGATCTTCGCCGTCAATCTTCCGATCTGCGTGCTGGCCATGTTCGGCCTGCGCCACCTGCCCGAAGTGCCGCGCAACGATGTGAAGCTGGACTGGATCAGCGCCTTGCTGTGCATGGCGACGCTGGGCGTCTTCATTTCCGGCGTCGACATGATGGGGCAGGATCTGCTGCGCGGTATCGGCCTGGTGGCCATTGCGACCGTGGCGGGGCTGGTGCTGGTGCGCCGCGCGCGCAAGCAGCCGGCGCCGCTGGTGCCGGTGGACCTGCTGCGCATCCGGCCACTGGCCTTTGCCGTGGGGGCGTCCGCCTGCACGTTCGCCGCGCAGATGGCGTCGTATGTCTCGCTGCCGTTCTATTTCCAGCAGGTGCTGGGCCGGCCCTATCTGGAAGTGGGCATGCTGATGGGCGCCTGGCCCGTGGGCACGGCCATCATCGCCCCGCTGGCGGGCCGCCTGTCTGACCGCTACTCGGCCGCCACCTTGAGCGGCGTGGGGGCGGCGACGATGGTGATCGGCATGCTGTGGCTGACCTTGTTGCCGGCCACGGTGTCCAACTGGCCCATCGTGGCCGGCATGTTCGTGGCGGGCGTGGGCTTCGGCTTCTTCCAGACCCCGAACAACCGCGCCATGCTGTCGGCCGCGCCCCGCTCTCGCAGCGGCGCGGCCGGCGGCTTGCAGGCCACCACGCGCGTTTTCGGCCAAAGTTTCGGCACCGCGCTGGTGGCCATCGCGTTCAGCGTCAGCCTGGCGCATGGCCCCGGGCTGGCGCTGGTGCTGGGCACCATTTGCGCGGCGCTGGCGGTGGTGGTGAATACGGTTCGATTCAACAAACTGCGTGCCTAGCGGCCGTTGCGCCCCTGGGTCCCGGCCGCTTCTATAATGGCGGCCGGCGCCTGCTTCCCTTTGCCAGGCGCGCGAAATTCCTTATTTGAAGGCGTGCAGGCATGAAAATCACGGTCGTGGGTACCGGTTACGTTGGGTTGGTGTCGGGAGCGTGCCTGGCCGACATGGGCAACGACGTCATGTGTCTGGACCTGGACGAGGCAAAAATCGCCCTCCTGCGCCAGGGTGGCATCCCGATCTACGAGCCCGGCCTGGAAGACCTGGTCCGCCGCAACGTGCAGGCGGGCCGCCTGCAATTCACGGACGACGTCGCGCAGAGCGTGGCCTTTGGCGACGTGCAGTTCATTGCCGTGGGCACCCCGCCTGGCGAAGACGGCTCGGCCGACCTGAAGTACGTGCTGGCGGCCGCGCAGAACATCGCGCGCCACATGACGTCGCGCAAGCTGATCGTGGACAAGTCCACCGTGCCGGTGGGCACCGCCGACAAGGTGCGCGCCGTGGTGGCCAAGGAACTGGACGCGCGCGGGGTCGACATCCCCTTCAGCGTGGCGTCCAACCCCGAATTCCTGAAGGAAGGCGCGGCCATCAATGACTTCATGAGCCCCGACCGCGTAATCGTCGGCGCCGACGACGACTACACCGTCGGCGTCATGCGCCGCATCTACGAGCCCTTCCAGCGCACGCACGACCGCCTGATGGTGATGGACGTGCGTTCGGCCGAGCTGACCAAGTACGCCGCCAACGCCATGCTGGCCACGCGTATCTCGTTCATGAACGAAATGGCGAACCTGGCCGAAGCGCTGGGCGCCGACATCGAGCAGGTGCGCCGTGGCATCGGCGCGGACCCGCGCATCGGCTACCACTTCCTGTACCCGGGCGCCGGCTACGGCGGTTCCTGCTTTCCGAAAGACGTGCAGGCGCTGGTCAATACGGCCGCCGAGAATTCACTGCCGATGCGCGTCATCGAAGCGGCCGAAGCCGCCAACCACGCGCAGAAATTCCGCTTGTCCGAAAAGCTGGTTGCGCGCTACGGCGAAGACCTGCGCGGCCGCAAGATCGCGTTGTGGGGCCTGTCCTTCAAGCCCAACACCGACGACATGCGTGAGGCGCCCAGCCTGACCGTCATTGCCGAACTGACCCGGCGCGGCGCCGAAGTGCGCGCCTACGACCCCGTTGCCATGCACGAGGCCGCCCGCGTGATGGTCGGGCAGCCCGGCATCAGTTTCGCCACCGATATGTACGACGCGCTGGACGGCGCCGACGCACTGCTGATCGCCACGGAATGGAAAGTCTTCCGCGCCCCGGACTTCGACCGCGTGAAGGCCCTGCTGAAAACGCCGCTGATCATCGACGGCCGCAACCTCTACACGCCGGCCGACGTGCGCGGCATGGGCTTCGAGTATTCCGGTATCGGACGCGCATGAAGATCCTGCAACTGAACTTCGAAAAAGGCTGGCGCGGCGGCGAACGGCAGACGCTGTATTGCATGCGCGCGTTCCGCAAGGCCGGCCACGATGTCGAAGTGATGTGCCGGGAAGGCGCCCCGTTGGCCGAACGCGCGCGCCAGGAAGGGTTTGTGGCGCATACGCGGCGCAACGTGCCCGGGCAGCTGGCGTTTCTGGCGGGTGCCGGCCGCTATGACATCATCCACGCGCAAACCGCCAACACCATCACGTGGGCCGTGCTGACCAAATGGCTGCATCGCCGCCCCGTGGTGTTCTCGCGGCGCACGTCGTTCGTGGTCAAGCCCGGCGACGAATGGAAAACCGGCTTCAAGTGGCGCCACGCCAACCTGTTCGTGGCCATCAGCGAGATGGCCGCCAGCGAACCACGCCGGCTGGGCATTGAGCCCGTCATCATCCGCAGCGCGGTCGAACCGCACGCCATCAACGCCGAGAACGTCGCCAACCTGGTGCGTGAATTCGACCTGAGCGGCAAGAAAGTCATGGCCACGTCCGCCGCGCTGATCCGCGACAAAGACCCCGTGACGCTCGTGCGGGCCGTAGGCGAGTTGGCCAAGACCCGCCGCGACTTCGTCTTCCTGCACTTTGGCGCCGGCGGCGACCGCGAACAGCAGGCCAAAGACGAAGCCCGCCGCCTGGGCATCGAAGACGTCTACCGCTTTGCGGGCTTTCGCAAAGGCGTCGAAGACTTCTACAGCATCCTTGACGTGTTCGTCATGAGCTCCGAAGAAGAAGCGCTGGGCAGCAGCGTGCTGGACGCCTTCTTGCAGCATGTGCCGGTGGTGTCCACCGATGCGGGCGGCCTGAAGGAAAGTCTGGCCGACGGCCGCGGCGTGCTGGTGGCCGTGGGCGACCACCAGGCCATGGCCGCCGGCATGGCCCGCTGCCTGGACGACGTGGCCTTCCGGCAAGACATCACACAACGCGCGTACGAGTACGTGAAAAGCGAACACGACGTGCAGAAGATGGGCAACCGCTATCTGGCGCAGTTCGAGCGCTTGTTGGGTCCCGCCTAGCCTCTAAACGTTTTTTGCTCGACGCGGGGTAGTCCAAACCCGCTGCGGGCCTGTTGCTGGCGAATAGCGCCCGCGAGGCACAAGGGGACAACCTTGCGTCCACGCCGATCCCGCTTCACTCCCTGACATCAATCCGCGTTTCGAATTTTGCCCGGTGCACCGAAAAGAACGTGCGCACGTTGCGCACGTTGGCCTGGGCGGTGAACGCGCGGTGGACCAGCGCGTGATAGGCGGGCATGTCCTTTACTTGGGCGATCACCACGAAATCCGGTCCGGGCGACACCCGGTAGCACTGCAAGACCGCGGGCTCGGTCAGCATGCTTTGCTCGAACGCGTCCAGGCTTTCGGCGGCCTGGACGTCCAGGGTGATTTCCACGATTGCCGTCAACGTGCTGCCCAGCTTTTCGGCCGCCAGGATGGCGACTTGGCGGGCGATGACGCCTTCGTCCACCAGGCGCCGCACGCGACGCAGGCACGTGGGAGGCGACGCATGCACGCGCGCGGCCAGGTCCTGATTCGTCAGTGAACTGTCTACTTGAAGTTGCTCAAGGATACGCAGGTCCAGATCGTCCAGTTCCGGCTGCGGCAAAGCGGGAGGGTGCGTCGGGTTTTGCATGATTAATTCAAAAATCTCGGTTCTACGAAAGATAATTTAATCACAAATACGTAAGTAAATTAAATTCCAAACGAAGCAATAATAAGAAATCATATTTCTTGGCGCCTCGCGCACAATGCGTCGGTACCCGAACTTAAGTGGAGTTTTCCTATGTGCGGCATTGTTGGCGCCGTCGCCCAGCGCGACATCACCCCGATCCTGGTTGAAGGCCTGAAGCGGCTGGAGTATCGCGGCTACGACTCCTGCGGCGTCGCCGTGTATGCAGACGGCCACCTGCGCCGCACGCGCAGCACGCAGCGCGTTGCCGAGCTGGCCGACCAGGTTGCCCAGGACAAGGTCCAGGGCTTTACCGGCATTGCGCACACGCGCTGGGCCACGCACGGCGTGCCCGCCACGCACAACGCGCACCCGCACTTTTCGCACCTGGGCAATGAAGAGCCCCGTATTGCGCTGGTGCACAACGGCATCATCGAAAACCACGACGAACTGCGTGCCGAACTGCAAGC
Coding sequences:
- a CDS encoding MFS transporter — translated: MAQNDPASDNASGGPRGASNSSANGGPNSSPSGSANSSPNSSPNSSANSSPNGSAKSALPDGLPAPRRYWAAATVMTGISLSVLDTTIANVALPTISVDLNASPAQAVWIVNAYNLAVVMALLPLSALAERIGFRRMFTFGLILFTLASLGCALAGTLWQLTAARVFQGVGAATLMCMFGGLVRNIYPLHMLGRGISINATTVAVMSVLGPTIGSAILSVAPWPWIFAVNLPICVLAMFGLRHLPEVPRNDVKLDWISALLCMATLGVFISGVDMMGQDLLRGIGLVAIATVAGLVLVRRARKQPAPLVPVDLLRIRPLAFAVGASACTFAAQMASYVSLPFYFQQVLGRPYLEVGMLMGAWPVGTAIIAPLAGRLSDRYSAATLSGVGAATMVIGMLWLTLLPATVSNWPIVAGMFVAGVGFGFFQTPNNRAMLSAAPRSRSGAAGGLQATTRVFGQSFGTALVAIAFSVSLAHGPGLALVLGTICAALAVVVNTVRFNKLRA
- a CDS encoding UDP-glucose/GDP-mannose dehydrogenase family protein, with translation MKITVVGTGYVGLVSGACLADMGNDVMCLDLDEAKIALLRQGGIPIYEPGLEDLVRRNVQAGRLQFTDDVAQSVAFGDVQFIAVGTPPGEDGSADLKYVLAAAQNIARHMTSRKLIVDKSTVPVGTADKVRAVVAKELDARGVDIPFSVASNPEFLKEGAAINDFMSPDRVIVGADDDYTVGVMRRIYEPFQRTHDRLMVMDVRSAELTKYAANAMLATRISFMNEMANLAEALGADIEQVRRGIGADPRIGYHFLYPGAGYGGSCFPKDVQALVNTAAENSLPMRVIEAAEAANHAQKFRLSEKLVARYGEDLRGRKIALWGLSFKPNTDDMREAPSLTVIAELTRRGAEVRAYDPVAMHEAARVMVGQPGISFATDMYDALDGADALLIATEWKVFRAPDFDRVKALLKTPLIIDGRNLYTPADVRGMGFEYSGIGRA
- a CDS encoding glycosyltransferase family 4 protein, coding for MKILQLNFEKGWRGGERQTLYCMRAFRKAGHDVEVMCREGAPLAERARQEGFVAHTRRNVPGQLAFLAGAGRYDIIHAQTANTITWAVLTKWLHRRPVVFSRRTSFVVKPGDEWKTGFKWRHANLFVAISEMAASEPRRLGIEPVIIRSAVEPHAINAENVANLVREFDLSGKKVMATSAALIRDKDPVTLVRAVGELAKTRRDFVFLHFGAGGDREQQAKDEARRLGIEDVYRFAGFRKGVEDFYSILDVFVMSSEEEALGSSVLDAFLQHVPVVSTDAGGLKESLADGRGVLVAVGDHQAMAAGMARCLDDVAFRQDITQRAYEYVKSEHDVQKMGNRYLAQFERLLGPA
- a CDS encoding Lrp/AsnC family transcriptional regulator → MQNPTHPPALPQPELDDLDLRILEQLQVDSSLTNQDLAARVHASPPTCLRRVRRLVDEGVIARQVAILAAEKLGSTLTAIVEITLDVQAAESLDAFEQSMLTEPAVLQCYRVSPGPDFVVIAQVKDMPAYHALVHRAFTAQANVRNVRTFFSVHRAKFETRIDVRE